A genomic segment from Anaeromyxobacter sp. encodes:
- a CDS encoding segregation/condensation protein A: MTTEREERGAEGADGPPLARPDEPFRVSLPPFRPGEPPFEGPLDLLLHLVKEHQVQLFDIPIARITESYLATLELMRELDIDLAGGFLDMAAQLMLMKSKLLLPRTEVAEDAASPEEAGNDPRAELVRRLLVYQKYKAAGEELGQRDILDRTVFTRRARSERPAGGDGPEGLADVSVFKLIEALDRVLKHARPEKQHEIFTDRLSITDAIARVVEVLRLNRRATFEELLAGPDAAPHTRSAIIATFLAILEMAKLKLIRIYQASVDEAGAAGAEILVEAKDTLGDGTPAGAQEDYR; this comes from the coding sequence ATGACCACCGAGCGGGAGGAGCGGGGCGCCGAGGGCGCCGACGGGCCGCCCCTGGCGCGCCCGGACGAACCCTTCCGCGTCTCGCTGCCGCCCTTCCGCCCCGGCGAGCCGCCCTTCGAGGGGCCGCTCGACCTGCTGCTCCACCTGGTCAAGGAGCACCAGGTCCAGCTCTTCGACATCCCCATCGCCCGCATCACCGAGAGCTACCTGGCCACCCTGGAGCTCATGCGCGAGCTCGACATCGACCTGGCCGGCGGCTTCCTCGACATGGCGGCGCAGCTCATGCTCATGAAGAGCAAGCTGCTGCTGCCGCGCACCGAGGTGGCCGAGGACGCCGCCTCGCCGGAGGAGGCGGGGAACGACCCGCGCGCCGAGCTGGTGCGGCGGCTGCTGGTGTACCAGAAGTACAAGGCGGCCGGCGAGGAGCTGGGGCAGCGCGACATCCTGGATCGGACGGTCTTCACCCGCCGCGCCCGCAGCGAGCGGCCGGCCGGCGGCGACGGGCCGGAGGGGCTGGCCGACGTCTCGGTCTTCAAGCTCATCGAGGCGCTGGACCGGGTCCTCAAGCACGCCCGCCCGGAGAAGCAGCACGAGATCTTCACCGATCGGCTCAGCATCACCGACGCCATCGCCCGGGTGGTGGAGGTGCTGCGGCTCAACCGCCGCGCCACCTTCGAGGAGCTGCTGGCCGGCCCGGACGCGGCGCCGCACACCCGCTCGGCCATCATCGCCACCTTCCTGGCCATCCTGGAGATGGCCAAGCTCAAGCTGATCCGCATCTACCAGGCCTCGGTCGACGAGGCCGGCGCCGCCGGGGCGGAGATCCTGGTCGAGGCCAAGGACACCCTCGGCGACGGGACCCCCGCCGGCGCGCAGGAGGACTACCGATGA
- the argG gene encoding argininosuccinate synthase: protein MSRIYKSLPPKGTAVGIAFSGGLDTRCAVAWMSEQGMAVHCYTADLAQPDEANPADIPPIALTHGAVKARLLDCREAMVREGLIAIQCGAFHLSSGSKKYFNTTPLGRAVTTTAIVQAMREDGVNVFGDGSTHKGNDIQRFYRYGILVNPDLKIYKPWLDQAFVTAFGGRKEMSEYLERRKLPYKMGTEKAYSTDANVLGATHEAKDLERLDTSMRIVTPIMGVAHWKQDVAISPEEITVTWEQGMPVALNGQRFESPYALFLEANRIGGRHGLGMSDQIENRVIDAKSRGIYEAPGMALLHLSYERLLSAIHNENTLDLYATLGRRLGRLLYEGKWYDPEALMLRDALTRWVAPSITGQVTVELRRGDDWTFLDTRAQYMSYAPHKLSMERVEEPAFTPEDRIGALELQNLSVGDNRALLLHHLDSLRALGAGPGGPSLGTLLGAKDE, encoded by the coding sequence ATGTCCAGAATCTACAAGTCGCTCCCGCCCAAGGGCACCGCCGTCGGCATCGCCTTCTCCGGTGGCCTCGACACCCGCTGCGCCGTGGCCTGGATGTCCGAGCAGGGCATGGCGGTCCACTGCTACACCGCCGACCTGGCCCAGCCGGACGAGGCCAACCCGGCCGACATCCCGCCCATCGCGCTGACCCACGGCGCGGTCAAGGCCCGGCTGCTCGACTGCCGCGAGGCCATGGTCCGCGAGGGGCTCATCGCCATCCAGTGCGGGGCCTTCCACCTCTCCTCGGGGTCGAAGAAGTACTTCAACACCACGCCGCTGGGCCGGGCCGTCACCACCACCGCCATCGTGCAGGCCATGCGGGAGGACGGCGTCAACGTCTTCGGCGACGGCTCGACGCACAAGGGGAACGACATCCAGCGGTTCTACCGCTACGGCATCCTGGTCAACCCGGACCTGAAGATCTACAAGCCCTGGCTCGATCAGGCCTTCGTGACCGCCTTCGGCGGCCGCAAGGAGATGAGCGAGTACCTGGAGCGGCGCAAGCTCCCGTACAAGATGGGCACCGAGAAGGCCTACTCCACCGACGCCAACGTGCTGGGCGCCACGCACGAGGCCAAGGACCTGGAGCGGCTCGACACCTCCATGCGCATCGTCACCCCGATCATGGGGGTGGCGCACTGGAAGCAGGACGTGGCCATCAGCCCCGAGGAGATCACCGTCACCTGGGAGCAGGGGATGCCGGTGGCCCTGAACGGCCAGCGCTTCGAGTCGCCCTACGCGCTCTTCCTGGAGGCCAACCGCATCGGCGGGCGCCACGGCCTGGGCATGAGCGACCAGATCGAGAACCGGGTCATCGACGCCAAGAGCCGCGGCATCTACGAGGCCCCCGGCATGGCGCTGCTGCACCTCTCCTATGAGCGGCTGCTCTCGGCCATCCACAACGAGAACACCCTCGACCTCTACGCCACCCTGGGCCGCCGGCTGGGCCGGCTGCTCTACGAGGGCAAGTGGTACGACCCGGAGGCCCTCATGCTGCGCGACGCCCTGACCCGCTGGGTGGCCCCGTCGATCACCGGCCAGGTGACGGTGGAGCTCAGGCGCGGCGACGACTGGACCTTCCTCGACACCAGGGCGCAGTACATGAGCTACGCGCCCCACAAGCTCTCCATGGAGCGGGTGGAGGAGCCGGCCTTCACGCCGGAGGACCGCATCGGCGCCCTCGAGCTGCAGAACCTCTCGGTGGGCGACAACCGGGCCCTGCTGCTGCACCACCTCGACTCGCTGCGGGCGCTGGGCGCCGGCCCCGGCGGGCCGTCGCTGGGCACGCTGCTGGGCGCCAAGGACGAGTAG
- the trpS gene encoding tryptophan--tRNA ligase produces the protein MTARPIVVSGMRPTGRLHLGHLHGALSNWVRLQADNDCLFFSADWHALTTNYHQTESIKPMEREMFVDFIAAGIDPERATLFVQSEVKEHAELNLLLGMITPLGWLERSPSYKEVRENLTDRDLALYGFLGYPVLMTADIILYKATAVPVGADQVAHLELSREIVRKFNGHYGEVFPEPRPLLTKASKVVGTDGRKMSKSYGNAIDLGEAAESTRKKVMGAVTDPQRQRRQDPGNPEVCGVFYLHQAYSDDATVAWVDQNCRSAGIGCVDCKKKLLERLEPEQERLRERREALLARPKDLDDLVQLGNRKARARAEATMAQVRAAMKL, from the coding sequence ATGACCGCCCGCCCCATCGTCGTCTCCGGCATGCGCCCCACCGGGCGCCTGCACCTCGGCCACCTGCACGGCGCCCTCTCCAACTGGGTGCGGCTGCAGGCCGACAACGACTGCCTGTTCTTCTCGGCCGACTGGCACGCCCTCACCACCAACTACCACCAGACCGAGTCCATCAAGCCGATGGAGCGGGAGATGTTCGTGGACTTCATCGCCGCCGGCATCGACCCCGAGCGGGCCACGCTCTTCGTGCAGAGCGAGGTGAAGGAGCACGCCGAGCTCAACCTGCTGCTCGGCATGATCACCCCGCTGGGCTGGCTGGAGCGCTCGCCCTCCTACAAGGAGGTGCGCGAGAACCTGACCGACCGCGACCTGGCGCTCTACGGCTTCCTGGGCTACCCGGTGCTGATGACCGCCGACATCATCCTCTACAAGGCCACCGCCGTGCCGGTGGGGGCCGACCAGGTGGCCCACCTGGAGCTGTCGCGCGAGATCGTCCGCAAGTTCAACGGCCACTACGGCGAGGTCTTCCCCGAGCCCAGGCCGCTGCTCACCAAGGCCTCCAAGGTGGTGGGCACCGACGGCCGCAAGATGTCGAAGAGCTACGGCAACGCCATCGACCTGGGCGAGGCGGCCGAGTCCACCCGCAAGAAGGTCATGGGGGCGGTCACCGACCCGCAGCGGCAGCGGCGCCAGGACCCCGGCAACCCCGAGGTGTGCGGCGTCTTCTACCTGCACCAGGCCTACAGCGACGACGCCACCGTCGCCTGGGTGGACCAGAACTGCCGCAGCGCCGGCATCGGCTGCGTCGACTGCAAGAAGAAGCTGCTGGAGCGGCTCGAGCCGGAGCAGGAGCGCCTGCGCGAGCGGCGCGAGGCGCTGCTGGCGCGGCCCAAGGACCTCGACGACCTGGTACAGCTCGGCAACCGCAAGGCGCGCGCCCGGGCCGAGGCCACCATGGCGCAGGTCCGCGCCGCCATGAAGCTCTAG
- a CDS encoding ABC transporter substrate-binding protein, whose product MALPVLLLVAVLGGAPPHPGGAKLDPAATVREGATRFRAALEGGADREALAALVAGYVDHQAVARRSVGPAWKRLGAADRAALVAAVRALLEETYLGRLDPAGQATFLVQQASASGAAATVRAVAAQGEQVVPLELRLTRGQDGRWRLHDAVVAGVAVVEGWQEQFPQLLALGGVPRLLAQLEAERAALVAKRRPPAARTPQPPR is encoded by the coding sequence GTGGCGCTGCCCGTCCTGCTCCTGGTCGCCGTCCTGGGCGGCGCGCCCCCTCACCCCGGCGGGGCGAAGCTCGACCCGGCCGCCACCGTCCGGGAGGGCGCCACCCGCTTCCGCGCCGCGCTGGAGGGCGGCGCCGACCGGGAGGCGCTGGCGGCGCTGGTGGCCGGCTACGTGGACCACCAGGCGGTGGCTCGCCGCAGCGTCGGGCCGGCCTGGAAGCGGCTGGGCGCCGCCGATCGGGCGGCGCTGGTGGCCGCGGTCCGCGCCCTGCTCGAGGAGACCTACCTCGGGCGGCTCGACCCGGCGGGCCAGGCCACCTTCCTGGTGCAGCAGGCGAGCGCCAGCGGCGCCGCCGCCACCGTCCGGGCGGTCGCCGCCCAGGGTGAGCAGGTGGTCCCGCTGGAGCTCCGCCTCACCCGCGGCCAGGACGGCCGCTGGCGGCTCCACGACGCGGTGGTCGCCGGGGTGGCCGTCGTGGAGGGCTGGCAGGAGCAGTTCCCGCAGCTCCTCGCGCTGGGCGGCGTGCCCCGCCTGCTGGCCCAGCTGGAGGCCGAGCGCGCCGCGCTGGTGGCGAAGCGCCGGCCGCCCGCGGCCCGGACGCCCCAGCCGCCCCGCTGA
- the glnD gene encoding [protein-PII] uridylyltransferase produces MSTDETAHDAQPSLPAPAPFQFEAYLAELPPLTGDAKADLAAARSLVARCHREGGSGQTVVRLQSAAMDRILEMLWSRAGEDTARTLAPTPVALVALGGYGRRELNPYSDVDLLVLHGPKGPDAYVKAASERFLYALWDLKLEVGYGVRDLKACEQLATEDHTARTALLDLRWLCGDRHLYRELEREQVHGLSQAKVDQFLTEKLAEMRERREKFGDSLYLLEPNVKSSEGGLRDLQSALWVARVRFKVAGITDLLNRALLPEREIRDMRRARDFIWRIRNELHLLSGRKNDQLTFDIQPLVAEAMGYRDDARTSGVEQFMRHYYLAAKTVLVACDAIVDRCLEPKSAMGWRMVPPPAAMTGAERPIPLLRGQPARSADKFLPGKEFKIFRGRLSVADKDVLRRSPAALVRLFATADREGLDLYPYARDQAAQVAQEWPAEGAADPEVNQELLACFTRPGTRGRFLQRMHELGVLQKVLPEFDRVTARRQIDVYHVYTVDVHSLFAVRRLLAMRCGDVVEETLTELMQGLARPLPLYLGTMLHDIGKGSGKDHSVKGAEIAAQACVRMGLDPADAADIEWLVLKHLRMASIAQRRDLSDPDLIHAFAEEVGTLDRLQALYLLTYADIATVGPRTWTDWKSRLLRELYQKTRAVLQHGERRPEPGTAETAGRGLVAEALRGHGHGAPQGELERFVAAMPARYFLTVSPAEAPHHLRLLQLGRRRALAAVVRHHPAHGYTELHLTARDRPGLLATIAGVLAANRIDIQHAEVFSTPEDPALDWLSGRALDVFELRGPEEGPLEPARWRAARADLARVLDGDESLDALMARRLKASSVPPKPLPRVPTKVIIDNDSARSHSVVDVFTADRVGLLHTLSRTFFDLGLTVDLARITTEGHRAADAFYVRTGEGHRLEGETARQVVEAITAALSRDGR; encoded by the coding sequence ATGAGCACCGACGAGACGGCCCACGACGCGCAGCCCAGCCTGCCGGCCCCCGCACCCTTCCAGTTCGAGGCCTACCTGGCGGAGCTGCCGCCCCTGACCGGGGACGCCAAGGCGGACCTGGCGGCCGCCCGCAGCCTGGTGGCCCGCTGCCACCGCGAGGGCGGCAGCGGCCAGACGGTGGTGCGGCTGCAGAGCGCCGCCATGGACCGCATCCTGGAGATGCTCTGGAGCCGCGCCGGCGAGGACACCGCCCGGACCTTGGCCCCCACGCCGGTGGCCCTGGTGGCGCTGGGCGGCTACGGCCGGCGCGAGCTCAACCCCTACAGCGACGTCGACCTGCTGGTGCTGCACGGGCCCAAGGGCCCGGACGCCTACGTCAAGGCCGCCAGCGAGCGGTTCCTCTACGCCCTGTGGGACCTGAAGCTGGAGGTGGGCTACGGGGTGCGCGACCTCAAGGCCTGCGAGCAGCTGGCCACCGAGGACCACACCGCCCGCACCGCGCTGCTCGACCTGCGCTGGCTGTGCGGCGACCGGCACCTCTACCGCGAGCTGGAGCGCGAGCAGGTGCACGGGCTCTCGCAGGCCAAGGTCGACCAGTTCCTCACCGAGAAGCTGGCCGAGATGCGGGAGCGGCGCGAGAAGTTCGGCGACTCGCTCTACCTGCTGGAGCCCAACGTCAAGTCCTCGGAGGGCGGGCTGCGCGACCTGCAGTCGGCGCTGTGGGTGGCCCGGGTGCGCTTCAAGGTGGCCGGCATCACCGACCTGCTCAACCGGGCCCTGCTGCCGGAGCGCGAGATCCGCGACATGCGGCGGGCCCGCGACTTCATCTGGCGCATCCGCAACGAGCTGCACCTGCTCTCCGGCCGCAAGAACGACCAGCTCACCTTCGACATCCAGCCGCTGGTGGCCGAGGCCATGGGCTACCGCGACGACGCGCGGACCTCCGGGGTGGAGCAGTTCATGCGCCACTACTACCTGGCGGCCAAGACCGTGCTGGTGGCCTGCGACGCCATCGTGGACCGCTGCCTGGAGCCGAAGAGCGCCATGGGCTGGCGCATGGTGCCGCCGCCGGCGGCCATGACCGGCGCCGAGCGGCCCATCCCGCTGCTGCGCGGCCAGCCGGCCCGGTCGGCCGACAAGTTCCTGCCGGGCAAGGAGTTCAAGATCTTCCGCGGCCGCCTCTCGGTGGCCGACAAGGACGTGCTGCGCCGCTCCCCGGCCGCGCTGGTGCGCCTCTTCGCCACCGCCGACCGCGAGGGGCTGGACCTCTACCCCTACGCCCGCGACCAGGCCGCCCAGGTGGCGCAGGAGTGGCCCGCCGAGGGCGCCGCCGATCCGGAGGTGAACCAGGAGCTGCTGGCCTGCTTCACCCGCCCGGGCACCCGCGGCCGCTTCCTGCAGCGCATGCACGAGCTGGGGGTGCTGCAGAAGGTGCTGCCGGAGTTCGACCGGGTCACGGCGCGCCGCCAGATCGACGTCTACCACGTGTACACGGTGGACGTTCACTCGCTCTTCGCGGTGCGCCGGCTGCTGGCCATGCGCTGCGGCGACGTGGTGGAGGAGACCCTCACCGAGCTGATGCAGGGGCTGGCGCGGCCGCTGCCGCTCTACCTGGGCACCATGCTGCACGACATCGGCAAGGGCAGCGGCAAGGACCACTCGGTGAAGGGCGCCGAGATCGCCGCGCAGGCCTGCGTGCGCATGGGGCTGGATCCGGCCGACGCCGCGGACATCGAGTGGCTGGTGCTCAAGCACCTGCGCATGGCCTCCATCGCCCAGCGCCGCGACCTCTCCGACCCGGATCTGATCCACGCCTTCGCCGAGGAGGTCGGCACGCTGGACCGGCTGCAGGCGCTCTACCTGCTGACCTACGCCGACATCGCCACGGTGGGGCCGCGCACCTGGACCGACTGGAAGAGCCGGCTGCTGCGCGAGCTCTACCAGAAGACCCGGGCGGTGCTGCAGCACGGGGAGCGCCGCCCCGAGCCCGGCACCGCCGAGACGGCCGGCCGCGGGCTGGTGGCCGAGGCGCTGCGCGGCCACGGCCACGGCGCGCCGCAGGGCGAGCTGGAGCGCTTCGTGGCGGCCATGCCGGCCCGCTACTTCCTCACCGTGTCGCCCGCCGAGGCGCCGCACCACCTGCGGCTGCTGCAGCTGGGGCGGCGGCGGGCGCTGGCGGCGGTGGTGCGCCACCACCCGGCCCACGGCTACACCGAGCTGCACCTGACGGCGCGCGACCGGCCCGGGCTGCTGGCCACCATCGCCGGGGTGCTGGCCGCCAACCGCATCGACATCCAGCACGCCGAGGTCTTCTCCACCCCGGAGGACCCGGCCCTGGACTGGCTCTCCGGGCGGGCCCTGGACGTCTTCGAGCTGCGCGGCCCGGAGGAGGGCCCCCTCGAGCCGGCGCGCTGGCGGGCCGCCCGCGCCGACCTGGCCCGCGTGCTGGACGGCGACGAGTCGCTCGACGCCCTCATGGCGCGCCGCCTCAAGGCCTCCAGCGTCCCCCCCAAGCCGCTGCCGCGGGTGCCCACCAAGGTGATCATCGACAACGACAGCGCCCGCAGCCACAGCGTGGTGGACGTCTTCACGGCCGACCGGGTCGGCCTGCTGCACACCCTGTCGCGCACCTTCTTCGACCTGGGCCTGACGGTCGATCTGGCCCGCATCACCACCGAGGGTCACCGGGCCGCCGACGCCTTCTACGTGCGCACCGGGGAGGGGCACCGCCTGGAGGGCGAGACGGCCCGCCAGGTGGTCGAGGCCATCACCGCCGCGCTCTCCCGCGACGGGCGCTGA
- a CDS encoding N-acetylmuramoyl-L-alanine amidase codes for MGPALTLLLAALLAAPAAGGGAGSRKATAPTSSRASRTQAKVAKQAAHRQARAATPARPKAPRLEVARASLKALMADRQRRRFRHHWERAIGQLLASARGRDAPAATLEAARARYALYRWSAIEADRDEALRLAAKANRLGAPAAAGFAAAVRREAGDDRPPPRTGPERKGRGAPPVEESPPEPQLEAALADLAAPAPSIRLGQSGGEGRATVAGVKTWASEDYTRVAVYLDHWVGWQKLELPARPGSPRRLALDFRPARLDGAALAQAVGGDQVDRVRAAQRDADTVRVVLELSGSDALRFYGLDDPPRLIVDIGTRAASREARIAAGHPAEAAEAAGAAAEPAADPPAEPAQERTAGTAGGPSSDEGGELRPIRRVVVDAGHGGHDPGAVGPTRVREKDVTLAIARRLATRLRTAGFEVVMTRSDDRYVALEERTAIANTRRGDLFISIHANANPRRALAGTETFVLNVADDRYARRLAARENGAELEGDGEGTEAARILTDLDAKASTDASRRLASSVQRELTGAVRGRYGEVRDLGVKSALFYVLLGARMPAVLVETAFISNRREEKRLASPAYQEVVAQALSRAVVQFARRDPRVAQAPGRP; via the coding sequence ATGGGTCCGGCCCTCACGCTCCTCTTGGCCGCGCTGCTGGCCGCTCCGGCGGCGGGCGGCGGCGCCGGGTCCAGGAAGGCCACGGCCCCCACCTCCTCGAGGGCCAGCCGGACCCAGGCCAAGGTGGCGAAGCAGGCCGCCCACCGCCAGGCCCGCGCCGCCACCCCGGCGCGACCCAAGGCGCCCAGGCTGGAGGTGGCCCGCGCCTCGCTCAAGGCCCTCATGGCGGACCGGCAGCGCCGGCGCTTCCGCCACCACTGGGAGCGCGCCATCGGCCAGCTGCTGGCCTCGGCGCGCGGTCGCGACGCGCCGGCCGCCACGCTGGAGGCCGCCCGGGCCCGCTACGCCCTCTACCGCTGGAGCGCCATCGAGGCCGATCGCGACGAGGCCCTGCGCCTGGCCGCCAAGGCCAACCGCCTGGGTGCGCCCGCCGCCGCCGGGTTCGCGGCGGCCGTCCGCCGCGAGGCCGGCGACGACCGGCCCCCGCCCCGCACCGGACCGGAGCGGAAGGGCAGGGGGGCGCCGCCCGTGGAGGAGTCCCCGCCCGAGCCCCAGCTCGAGGCGGCGCTGGCCGACCTGGCCGCCCCGGCCCCGTCCATCCGGCTCGGCCAGTCCGGCGGGGAGGGGCGCGCCACCGTGGCCGGCGTGAAGACCTGGGCCAGCGAGGACTACACCCGCGTGGCCGTCTACCTCGACCACTGGGTGGGCTGGCAGAAGCTGGAGCTGCCGGCGCGGCCCGGCTCGCCCCGCCGCCTGGCCCTCGACTTCCGACCGGCGCGCCTCGACGGCGCGGCGCTGGCCCAGGCCGTGGGCGGCGACCAGGTGGACCGGGTGCGCGCCGCCCAGCGCGACGCCGACACGGTGCGGGTGGTGCTGGAGCTGTCGGGCAGCGACGCCCTGCGCTTCTACGGCCTGGACGACCCGCCCCGGCTGATCGTCGACATCGGCACCCGCGCCGCCAGCCGCGAGGCGCGCATCGCGGCCGGGCACCCGGCGGAGGCCGCGGAGGCAGCGGGAGCCGCCGCCGAGCCGGCGGCCGATCCGCCGGCCGAGCCTGCCCAGGAGCGCACCGCCGGGACGGCCGGTGGACCGTCCAGCGACGAGGGCGGCGAGCTGCGCCCCATCCGGCGGGTGGTGGTGGACGCCGGCCACGGCGGGCACGACCCGGGCGCCGTCGGCCCGACCCGGGTGCGCGAGAAGGACGTCACCCTGGCCATCGCCCGGCGGCTGGCCACCCGGCTCCGCACCGCCGGCTTCGAGGTGGTGATGACCCGGTCCGACGACCGCTACGTGGCGCTGGAGGAGCGCACCGCCATCGCCAACACCCGGCGCGGCGACCTGTTCATCTCCATCCACGCCAACGCCAACCCCAGGCGGGCCCTGGCCGGCACCGAGACCTTCGTGCTCAACGTGGCCGACGACCGCTACGCCAGGCGGCTGGCCGCCCGCGAGAACGGCGCGGAGCTGGAGGGGGACGGGGAGGGCACCGAGGCGGCGCGCATCCTCACCGACCTGGACGCCAAGGCCTCCACCGACGCCTCGCGGCGCCTGGCCTCCTCGGTGCAGCGCGAGCTGACCGGGGCGGTGCGGGGCCGCTACGGCGAGGTGCGCGACCTGGGCGTCAAGAGCGCCCTGTTCTACGTGCTGCTGGGCGCCCGCATGCCGGCGGTGCTGGTGGAGACCGCCTTCATCTCCAACCGCCGCGAGGAGAAGCGCCTGGCCTCGCCGGCCTACCAGGAGGTGGTGGCCCAGGCGCTGTCGCGCGCCGTGGTGCAGTTCGCCCGCCGCGACCCCCGGGTGGCGCAGGCCCCCGGACGCCCCTGA
- the xerD gene encoding site-specific tyrosine recombinase XerD: protein MSPLEPALDLFLTHVRVEKGLAENSVEAYGRDLRRYLDHLARLGCAGWTEVGRGEIQAHLAELTSLGLSSRSQARALSAIRALHRLLASERLAPGDPSDEIESPRPGRKLPAPLSQEECARLLLAPDPRTPAGRRDRAMLELLYATGLRVSELVGLTLNDLDLEARVLKARGKGDKERLVPVGAPAAEAVTAYLAGGTRDRLLKGRRSKDLFVTARGSRLTRQGFGKLLDKCARKAGIRRRISPHKLRHSFATHLLAGGADLRAVQAMLGHADVATTQVYTHVETTQQRRLYDRFHPRA, encoded by the coding sequence GTGTCCCCCCTCGAACCGGCCCTCGACCTCTTCCTGACGCACGTCCGCGTCGAGAAGGGGCTGGCGGAGAACTCGGTGGAGGCCTACGGGCGCGACCTGCGCCGCTACCTCGACCACCTCGCCAGGCTGGGCTGCGCCGGCTGGACCGAGGTGGGCCGGGGCGAGATCCAGGCCCACCTGGCGGAGCTCACCAGCCTGGGGCTGTCGTCCCGCTCGCAGGCCAGGGCGCTCTCGGCCATCCGGGCCCTGCACCGGCTGCTGGCCTCGGAGCGGCTGGCCCCCGGCGACCCCTCCGACGAGATCGAGTCGCCGCGCCCCGGCCGCAAGCTGCCGGCGCCGCTGTCGCAGGAGGAGTGCGCCCGGCTGCTGCTGGCCCCCGATCCGCGCACCCCGGCCGGGCGGCGCGACCGGGCCATGCTGGAGCTGCTCTACGCCACCGGCCTGCGGGTCTCCGAGCTGGTGGGGCTCACGCTCAACGACCTCGACCTGGAGGCGCGGGTCCTCAAGGCGCGAGGGAAGGGGGACAAGGAGCGGCTGGTGCCTGTGGGCGCCCCGGCCGCCGAGGCGGTCACGGCCTACCTCGCCGGCGGGACCCGCGACCGGCTGCTCAAGGGGCGCCGCAGCAAGGACCTGTTCGTCACCGCCCGCGGATCCAGGCTGACCCGCCAGGGCTTCGGCAAGCTGCTCGACAAGTGCGCCCGCAAGGCCGGCATCCGGCGGCGCATCTCTCCCCACAAGCTGCGCCACTCCTTCGCCACCCACCTCCTGGCCGGCGGCGCCGACCTCCGGGCGGTGCAGGCCATGCTGGGGCACGCCGACGTGGCCACCACCCAGGTCTACACGCACGTGGAGACCACCCAGCAGCGGCGGCTCTACGACCGGTTCCACCCGCGGGCCTGA
- a CDS encoding threonylcarbamoyl-AMP synthase, whose translation MAVANILEIDPVNPQPRALERALSALTGGGLVAFPTDTYYGIGCDLFDKRAIERIYLLKQLPRTHELSFICQDLAEIARYALVDNGAYRVLRRKVPGPFTFILPATRLVPDLLLRRQKTVGIRIPDSPIALELVRRLGHPIISTSAATPDGQVLIDAKDIKEQLGHGLELILDGGYQPAEPSSVIDLSGPEPVVVRVGKGDVSDLLA comes from the coding sequence ATGGCCGTCGCCAACATCCTGGAGATCGACCCCGTCAACCCGCAGCCGCGGGCGCTGGAGCGCGCCCTGTCCGCCCTCACCGGGGGCGGGCTGGTGGCCTTCCCCACCGACACCTACTACGGCATCGGCTGCGACCTGTTCGACAAGCGGGCCATCGAGCGCATCTACCTGCTGAAGCAGCTCCCCAGGACCCACGAGCTGTCCTTCATCTGCCAGGACCTGGCCGAGATCGCCCGCTACGCCCTGGTGGACAACGGCGCCTACCGGGTGCTGCGCCGCAAGGTGCCCGGCCCCTTCACCTTCATCCTGCCGGCCACCCGGCTGGTGCCGGACCTGCTGCTGCGCCGGCAGAAGACGGTGGGCATCCGCATCCCGGACAGCCCCATCGCGCTGGAGCTGGTGCGGCGGCTGGGCCACCCCATCATCTCCACCTCGGCGGCCACGCCGGACGGGCAGGTGCTCATCGACGCCAAGGACATCAAGGAGCAGCTGGGCCACGGGCTCGAGCTGATCCTGGACGGCGGCTACCAGCCGGCCGAGCCCTCCTCGGTGATCGACCTCTCGGGCCCCGAGCCGGTGGTGGTGCGGGTCGGCAAGGGCGACGTCTCCGACCTGCTGGCCTGA
- a CDS encoding site-2 protease family protein, which yields MFSADALLSRLLFLPLWIISLSIHEYCHAWSAFKLGDDTASREGRLTLNPLAHIDVLGTIVAPLLFSFGWAKPVPINPTRFRRDVSMGAGMAISAGAGPLSNLVLATLSAVAYGVGLRLAPGLVDRGSVGELFLLNMLTFNVMLALFNMIPIPPLDGSRIVAWLLPYRLRDQWHALESFAPFLLMGVFFFGGRLISGPVQHLSELLFQLALRLA from the coding sequence GTGTTCTCCGCTGACGCCCTCCTCTCGCGGCTGCTCTTCCTGCCGCTCTGGATCATTTCGCTCTCCATCCACGAGTACTGCCACGCGTGGAGCGCCTTCAAGCTGGGGGACGACACCGCCAGCCGGGAGGGCCGGCTCACCTTGAACCCCCTGGCCCACATCGACGTGCTCGGCACCATCGTCGCGCCGCTGCTCTTCTCCTTCGGCTGGGCCAAGCCGGTGCCCATCAACCCGACCCGCTTCCGGCGGGACGTCAGCATGGGCGCCGGGATGGCGATCTCCGCCGGCGCCGGCCCGCTCTCCAACCTGGTCCTCGCCACCCTGTCGGCGGTGGCCTACGGGGTGGGCCTGCGCCTGGCGCCCGGGCTGGTCGACCGGGGGTCGGTGGGCGAGCTCTTCCTGCTCAACATGCTCACCTTCAACGTGATGCTGGCGCTCTTCAACATGATCCCCATCCCGCCGCTCGACGGGAGCCGCATCGTCGCCTGGCTCCTGCCGTACCGGCTGCGCGACCAGTGGCACGCCCTCGAGTCGTTCGCGCCCTTCCTGCTCATGGGCGTCTTCTTCTTCGGCGGGCGGCTCATCTCGGGCCCGGTCCAGCACCTGAGCGAGCTGCTCTTCCAGCTCGCCCTCCGCCTCGCCTAG